In Acidobacteriota bacterium, a single genomic region encodes these proteins:
- the rpmB gene encoding 50S ribosomal protein L28, whose translation MARVCEICSKGTVFGHSISHAHNVTNRTWLPNLQRVRIRLPKGGTKRIKVCTRCLRNGKVVKAVS comes from the coding sequence ATGGCTAGAGTCTGTGAAATCTGCTCCAAGGGGACCGTCTTCGGTCACAGCATCTCTCACGCTCACAACGTGACGAACCGCACCTGGCTGCCGAATCTTCAGCGGGTTCGGATCCGCCTGCCCAAGGGTGGGACCAAGCGGATCAAGGTCTGCACGCGCTGCCTGCGGAACGGAAAAGTCGTCAAAGCGGTCAGTTAG